Part of the Bacillus andreraoultii genome is shown below.
TGGACTTATGCAACGGAGGAAGCTGCAGTTGTTGATGCATTACGTTTAGCTAAAGGAATGACATATAAAAATGCTGCTAGTGGACTCAATTTAGGTGGTGGAAAATCCGTGATTATTGGAGATCCAAAAACAGAAAAAAATGAAGAGAAATTTCGTGCCTTTGGTCGTTTTATACAAAGTTTGAATGGAAGGTATATAACCGCAGAAGATGTGGGTACAACTGTAGAAGATATGGATATCATTTACGAAGAGACAAATTTTGTGACCGGGATTTCGCCTGCTTTTGGTTCATCTGGAAACCCGTCACCTGCAACAGCTTACGGGATTTATCGTGGTATGAAAGCAGCAGCTAACGAGTATTTCGGTACGGACTCTTTAGAAGGGAAGGTGGTAGCTGTTCAAGGGGTAGGCAATGTTGCTTATCATTTATGCCGACATTTGCATGAAGAAGGTGCACAGTTAATTGTAACAGATATAAATAAAGCAGCAGTCAAACGAGTACAAGAGGAATTTGGTGCGAAAGCGGTTGACCCTAATGAAATTTTTTCAGTAGATTGTGATATATTTTCCCCATGTGCATTAGGTGCAGTTATCAATGACGAAACAATACCGTTACTAAAAGCAAAGGTTATTGCAGGATCAGCTAATAATCAATTAAAAGAAAACAAACATGGTGATACTCTTCATGAGATGGGAATCATTTACGCACCAGACTATGTAATCAATGCAGGTGGCGTAATTAATGTTGCAGATGAACTATATGGCTATAATCGTGAAAGAGCATTTAAAAAGATTGAACAAATTTATGATAACATCAAAAAAGTATTTGAAATATCTAAACGAGATCAAATCCCTTCATATGTAGCTGCAGATAGAATGGCAGAAGAGAGAATTAACAAAATTAGCCGTTCAAGAAGCTCTTTTTTGCTTAATGAAAAACATATTTTAAGTAAACGTATTTAGTAGCTATACAATATATATGGTCTGATTCATTTGCTCGAATCAGACCATTCCTAAGAGGTGACGTTTTATGGCAAAAGAATATGATCTCGTTATTGTCGGTGGCGGTACAGGTGGTTATGTTGCTGCTATACGCGCGAGTCAGCTTGGCTTGAAAACAGCAATCGTTGAAAAGAAAAAATTAGGTGGTACTTGTCTTCACTCTGGCTGCATTCCGACAAAAACATTTTTAAAAAGTGCTGAAGTATATCGAACGATGAAAGTAAGTCACTTGTACGGTGTCTTTTCAACAGATGGTACTCCTACTATTGATTTAAATAAAATTCAAGAAAGAAAAAATATAGTGATTGACCAGCTTCATAAAGGTGTTCAAATGTTAATTAAAAAAGGGAAAATAGATGTTTATTCTGGCATTGGACGGATATTAGGCCCATCTATCTTTTCCCCATTACCTGGAACGATTTCTGTCGAGCTAGAAGATGAGGTTGAAAACGAAATGTTAATCCCTAAATTTGTTCTTCTTGCAACAGGTTCAGAACCAAAGGAAATCCCTCATTTTCCTTTTGACGGGGAGAAAATCTTATCTTCTGATGATATGTTACATTTAAAAGAATTACCGAAGTCGATTATTATTGTAGGCGGTGGTGTCATCGGTATTGAGTTCGCTTCAATGTTAGCAGATTTTGATGTAGAAGTACTATTAATTGAAGCAGCTGAAAGAATTCTACCGCAAGAGGATCATGATATAAGTATAGATTTAACGAAGCATTTAAAGAAAAAAGGAATTAAAATTTTTACAAGTACTGAAGTGCTTTCCTATCCATCCATGAATGAAAATGAAGTAGTTATACAGGTAAAACATGCTGACCAAGAATTATCAATTGTAGCAGAAAAATTGCTTGTTTCAGTAGGTAGAAAACCAACTACACAAGGAATTGGGTTAGAGAATACCGACATTGTTGTTCATAATGGATATATAGAAGTAAATGAATATTATCAGACAAAAGAATCCCATATATATGCCATTGGTGATTGTATTGGAGGAATGCAATTAGCGCATGTTGCTACAAAAGAAGGGATTATCGCAGTAGAACATATGACCAATAAAAATCCGCAAACTTTGAACTATTCTCATGTTCCGAAATGTGTTTACTCATTTCCAGAAGTTGCAAGTGTTGGCTTAACTGAAGAGGAAGCGAGAAGTAAATATAACGAGTTAAAAGTTGGGAAGTTTCCATTTAAAGGAATCGGTAAAGCGTTGGTGAATGGCCATTCGGATGGCTTTATTAAAATGATTGCGGATGCAAAAACAAATGATCTTCTAGGTATTCATATGATTGGAGCACAAGTAACAGATTTAATAGCTGAAGCCAGTTTAGCAACTACATTGGATGCAACACCGGATGAAATCGCCAATACGACTCATCCACACCCAACGTTATCAGAAATATTTGCAGAGGTAAGTCTTTTAGTAGAAGGAAAACCAATTCATTTCTAAATCGATTATTGATATATAGGTAGCTTACATCCCCTAAATCCCTATTTTTTAACGTTATTTTACAAATGAACGGAGGTTTTCTATGTGAATGAAGTTCGGCATCGAAAATTAGGACTATCCGATTCAGTGGTTTTACACATGTATGAAACAATGATATTAGCAAGAAAATTAGATGAACGCATGTGGTTATTAAACCGAGCTGGGAAAATTCCTTTTGTTATATCAGGTCAAGGACAAGAAGGGGCACAAATCGGTGCGGCGTTTGCACTCGATCGATCAAAAGACTATGTGCTTCCCTATTATCGTGATATGGGTGTAGTTTTAGCTTTTGGTATGACTCCTAGAGAATTAATGTTATCTGCATTTGGAAAAGCGGAAGATCCCAATTCAGGTGGGAGACAAATGCCAAGCCATTTTGGGCAAAAGAAAAACCGAATTGTTACGGGTTCCTCTCCTGTAACGACACAAGTACCTCATGCAGTTGGATTTGCTTTAGCTGCTAAAATGACGCAGCAAGATTTTGTTTCACTTGTTACTTTTGGGGAGGGCTCATCGAACCAAGGCGACTTCCATGAAGGGTTAAATTTTGCAGGTGTGCATAAACTTCCGGTCATTTTTATGTGTGAAAATAATCAATATGCCATTTCTGTACCATTAAAAAAGCAGCTCGCTTGTGAAAGAGTTTCTGATCGGGCAATTGGATATGGTATGCCAGGTGTCACTGTTGATGGCAACGATCCGCTCGCTGTTTATGAAGTTGTAAAAAATGCTCATAATCGTGCTAGGCATGGTGGTGGTCCAACATTAATCGAAGTTTTAACATATCGATTTACTCCTCATTCGAGTGACGATGATGATAGAGCCTATCGAAATCCTTCAGATGTTAACTTAGCTAAAGAAAAAGATCCAATTGCACTTTTCGAGAAATATTTAAGAGATGTGAATTTACTTAATAATGAAATGAAAAAAGAGTTGGAAGATAAAATAATGAAAATTGTCAATGATGCTACTGAATATGCAGAACGTGCATCGTATCCAACACCTGAAGATACATTGAAGTATGTATTTAAGGAATAGGAGGGATAAAATGGCGCTTATTTCCTATATTGAAGCAGTTACGATGGCGATTAGGGAAGAAATGGAACGGGATGAGAAAGTTTTTGTTTTAGGTGAGGATGTTGGAAAAAAAGGGGGGGTTTTTAAAGCAACTCAAGGGTTATATGATCTATTTGGTGAAGAACGGGTTATTGATACACCATTAGCGGAGTCAGCGATTGCCGGTGTTGCAATAGGTAGTGCTATGTACGGTATGCGACCGATTGCTGAAATGCAATTTGCCGATTTTATTATGCCTGCAGTCAATCAAATTATTTCAGAAGCCGCAAAAATTCGCTATCGTTCCAACAATGACTGGAACTGCCCACTCGTTGTTCGTGCACCATATGGAGGAGGCGTTCATGGAGGGTTATATCATTCACAATCGGTAGAAGCGATTTTTGCTAATCAGCCAGGGTTAAAGATTGTTATGCCGTCAACTCCTTATGATGTAAAGGGATTATTAAAAGCAGCTATTCGTGATGATGATCCTGTCTTATTTTTCGAACATAAACGGGCTTATCGGTTAATTAAAGGAGAAGTACCTGTTGACGATTATGTCCTTCCGATTGGAAAAGCGGATGTAAAAAGAGAAGGTGAAGATATTACAGTTATCACATATGGTCTTTGTGTTCATTTAGCATTACAAGCTGCAGAAAAGCTAACAAGTGAAGGGATTTCCGCACATGTATTAGATTTACGTACAATCTATCCTTTAGATAAAGAGGCAATTATTTATGCAGCAGCAAAAACAGGTAAAGTATTATTGGTGACAGAAGATAATTTAGAAGGTAGTGTGATTAGTGAAGTGGCAGCGATTATTGCTGAGAATTGTTTGTTTGAGTTAGATGCCCCTATCATGAGATTGGCCGGTCCTGACGTTCCTGCAATGCCATTTTCACCACCGATGGAAAAATTTTTTATGATTAACCAAGATAAGATTGAAAAAGCAATGCGTGAATTAGCAGAGTTTTAGGAGAAAGGATGGGTGAGTTTCATGGGATTAATGACAATCACAATGCCACAACTTGGAGAAAGTGTAACAGAAGGGACCATTACGAATTGGCTTGTCACACCAGGTGACCATGTTCAAAAGTATGATCCGCTTGCAGAAGTGTTGACAGATAAAGTTACAGCAGAAATTCCTTCCTCTTATACGGGTAAAATTAAAGAACTCATTGCAAAGGTAGATGAAACATTAGCGGTAGGTGAAGTGATTTGTACGATAGAAACGGACGAAGTAGAGGCAGAGGCTAGTCCTTCCTTACCTACTGAAGATTTTCAAGCAAAAGTGAGTTCAAATATGGAAAATCGAGAGAGCACAAAACAACGATATTCGCCAGCGGTTTTAAAATTAGCAAGTGAACATAACATTGACTTAGCCAATGTTGTTGGTACTGGAAGAGGTGGGCGTATTACAAGAAAGGATATTCAGAAAATAATTGATTCCGGAGTAATTTCAAGTGATCAATCCCCTCGCTTCCAACATTCTTCTAAAGATTCGAGTACGTTACAAAATACGAATGAAATAAAGCCAATTCAAAATAGAATCAATCAAGGTGATAGAGAAATACCTGTCACTGGAATTCGAAAAACAATTGCATCGAATATGACAAAAGCAAAACAAGAAATTCCGCATGCATGGATGATGATGGAAGCGGATGTCACGGAACTTGTGAACTATCGCAACGAAATTAAAGATGAGTTTTATTCGAAAGAGGGTTACTCACTCACTTATTTCGCCTTCTTTGTAAAAACAGTTGCGCAAACATTAAAGGAATTCCCAGAACTTAATTCAACATGGGCTGGCGATAAAATCATTCATAAAAAGGATATTAACCTCTCCATAGCTGTTGCTACAGATGATGCATTATTTGTGCCAGTTATTAAACATGCGGATGAAAAATCAATAAAAGGAATTGCTCGAGAGATTCATGAGTTAGCTACAAAAGTACGAACTGGACGTTTACAGTCAGAAGATTTGCAAGGAGGTACATTCACGATTAATAATACTGGATCTTTTGGTTCAGTTCAATCGATGGGTATTATTAACTACCCACAAGCAGCAATTTTACAAGTTGAATCAATTGTTAAGAAATTAGTTGTAATGGATAACGGAATGGTCGCTGTAAGAGATATGGTTAATTTGTGCTTATCTCTTGACCATCGAGTTCTAGACGGCTTTATTTGTGGTAAGTTTTTAAAGAAAGTTAAAGAACGACTGGAGACCATGACAAAAGAAAATATTTCCATTTATTAAATTCGTTAAGGGGCTATTTATTAGTCCCTTTTTAAGCTAATAGGAAAGTTCTACTTTCCTTGTGCGCCTAAGTACACAAGGAAGGATCTAGCAGCATTACATTGCAACCGAAAAAAAGCTTTTTCGGCGAACTCTAGTCTCTTGGTTGCCTTGAGGCTCGAGCCATTAGTTTTCTTTAAATGAAAAAACAAAATCCATAATCATTCGAAGTTCTATATTACTCCAATGTATTAGTAAATAGTAATTAGATTTACTCTTTTAGTTATATTCGTTTTGCAATTATACTTTTTTCAGCTACAATAACAAATATAATGAATCTAATTTTCAAATAAGGGGGAATTATTTTGAAGGAGGTTCACGGTGCCAGACAATTTAAAGAAGTGGTAGGTAGCAAATTTTTAAATGCACGTTATGAACAATGGGTGGAAGCAGCAAACCGCGCTTTAAAGGGGAAAACAATTAGTGAATATTACCATCGTACATATGATCATATTACGATTAAACCACTTTATATAAAAGATGATTTACCCGCTGGCTTTGAAAGAATGAATCCTAGTTTAAATAAAAATAATGAATGGAAAATTGCTCAGTTCGTTCAAGCAGAGACTCTTGAAGAACTTAATAAAAATTTGTTAGAAGCAATAAAATATGGGCAAGATACAATATCTTTTCAACTTACAAATAACATGAACGAGACATCACTTGAAACCATACTTCATAATATTGATCTTGACAGCCTGCCTTTTTTTATTGTTAGCAAAGAAGAAATTATCCCTTTTTATTTTATGTTAGCAAATAAAATGAACGTAAATACGGTTTCAGGTTTTATTGGTTGTGATCCAATTGCTGTTTTTTTAGAGAATGGCGTTTCACTTGATCGAATGAAAACGTTTTATTCACTTTGGAAAGAAACAATCTTGTTTGTAAATCAATCTTTACCAAATGTAAAACCAATTTTCGTAGATGGAAGGATTTATGAAAAGACTGGCGGAACTGCGGTACAACAACTTGCGTTCTCCCTCGCGAGTGCTGTTGAGCATATTGAACAATTAAAAGAAAAAGGGATGAGTATAGAAGACATTTTTGGAAAAATCGTATTTGGCTTTTCTGTAGGATCGGACTTTTTTACAGAAATTGCAAAACTTCGAGCTGCAAAATACTTATGGAATAAAATTGCTGAAATGTATCATGTACAAAATAAAAAGTTGCCAATTTTTGCAGAAACAACAATGGTAAATAAATCAAAATTAGATCCGTATACGAATATGCTTCGAATTGGTGGTGAAGCGTTCGCAGCGGTAGTTGGTGGCGTACAATGGTTAAGAGTTACTCCGTATGATGAAGTTTTTCATGAAATTAGTTCATTGGGAACAAGATTGTCATACAATATCCATCATTTACTACGTGAAGAGGCAAAGCTAAGTATTGTTAGCGATCCGAGTGGAGGGTCGTACTTTATCGAATCATTGACTCGTGAGCTAATAGAAAAGGCTTGGGAACTATTTTTGAAAATTGAAGAATCAGGTGGGATGTTACAGGCGACCAAATCAGGTGAAATACAAAAACAAGTAACTCAAGTAAGAAGAAAAAAGCAAACGGATTTTTATTATCGCAAAATAAAATTAATAGGAACAAATCAATATGTAGATGCGAATGAGAAATTGCATGTAGGAAACAATTGCGACAATGAACAATTCAGTGGTCACTTACTAGATGATAATCTTGATAAGATAAAGGAAATGGTTCAAGCGGGAGCGATGTTAAAGGACTTTTTTAATGAAACAATCGATCAATCAATAAGCGGTGAAAATATTGACCCTCTTACACCATACCGATTAAGCGAACGTTACGAAGAATTGCGATATGAGATATCACACTATGAAAGAAATATCGGGCAAAAGCCTGAAGTCATTTTAATTAGTTGTGGTGATACAAAAATATTAAAATCACGATTTGAGTTTGTATCAGAATTTTTACGTGGAGGTGGTATAAGCACAGTTTTCCACGAAGGAAACAACTTTGACAAAATTATAAAAGAAACCGGGAAAAAATTATATTGTTTTTGCGGGTCGGAACAGCAATTGATGGAGGCGCTTGCTCCAATAGAAAATATTATTCAAAAGTATCCGGATAAAGAGTTTATTATATACGGTGTAGATAATGATGAGGTTCAAGAAAAGTTCGAACAATGTGGTATCCACCTATTCATTAAAGAAGATAAAAACCAATTAGTCGTATTACAAAAGATTGTACGTTTTTTAGTTAGGGGGGATCATGCATGAGACCGAATTTTAAAGAGATTACAATACTTCCAGATGGTGTTCAGAGCGAAGAATTTAAGAAAGAGCGAGTTTTTGAAACATACGAAAATATTTCCATTCAATCAGCATATACAAATGCAGATGCAAAAAATATTGACCATTTACATTTCTATCCAGGTTTGCCGCCGTATACGAGAGGACCATATCCAACAATGTATGTGAACAGACCATGGACCATTCGTCAGTATGCGGGATTTTCCACAGCCGAAGAGAGTAATGCCTTTTATTTGCGAAATTTAAAAGCGGGTCAAAAAGGTTTATCCGTTGCGTTTGATCTTCCTACGCACCGTGGTTATGATTCAGATAATCCTCGTGTCATTGGTGATGTCGGAAAAGCAGGGGTAGCCATTGACTCGATTTTAGATATGAAAATATTATTTGATCAAATCCCTCTAGATAAAATGTCGGTTTCAATGACTATGAATGGTGCCGTTTTGCCTATAATGGCCTTTTATATCGTTACAGCAGAAGAACAAGGGGTCTCGCAAAGCCAATTATCTGGAACGATTCAAAATGATATTTTAAAAGAATATATGGTTCGAAACACGTATATTTACCCACCAGCTATGTCGATGCGGATTATTTCTGATATTTTTGCCTACACAGCTGAACATATGCCAAAGTTTAATAGCATTAGCATTTCTGGTTACCATATACAAGAGGCAGGGGCTCCCGCTGATATAGAATTAGCATATACATTAGCAGATGGGCTCGAATATGTTAGAACGGGTCTTGCTGCAGGTATTGATATTGACGCATTCGCCCCTAGACTTAGCTTTTTCTGGGGAATTGGGATGAATTATTTCATGGAAGTAGCGAAACTTCGTGCAGCACGCTATATTTGGGCAAAATTGATGAAACAATTTAACCCTAAAAATCCAAAGTCACTTGCCTTACGTACCCATTCCCAAACATCTGGATGGAGTTTAACAGAACAAGATCCATTCAATAATGTCATTCGAACGTTAATTGAAGCACATGCTGCAGCGATGGGGCATACACAATCACTACATACTAATGCCCTTGATGAAGCTATTGCACTACCGACGGATTTCTCTGCCCGAATTGCCCGCAACACACAAATCTATTTGCAAGAGGAAACAGGAATTACGAAAACAATTGATCCATGGGGCGGTTCTTATTATGTTGAAACATTAACGAAACAATTAATAGATCGTGCTTTTAAACATATTGAAGAGATTGAAAGCTTAGGTGGCATGACAAAAGCTATCGAGGCAGGTTTGCCAAAGCTGAAAATAGAAGAAGCAGCTGCAAAAAGACAGGCGATGATTGATTCAGGTAAAGAGAAAATTATTGGAGTCAATTCTTATCAAACCGATATCGAAGAGGAGATTGACATTCTTGATATTGATAACACCATTGTTCGTGAAAAACAAATTGCTAGATTAAAAGAATTAAAAGCGACAAGAAACAATGAAGCGGTTGAAACAGCTTTAGTAGCAATTCGTGAAGCTGCAAAAACAGGTGAAGGAAACTTACTTGCATTATCAGTAGAAGCAGCTAGACAGCGGGCAACGTTAGGTGAAATCTCAGACGCTATTGAGTCTATTTCTGGAAGACATCAAGCAACCATTCGTTCAATAAGTGGTGTATATCGAAATGCCTATCAAAATAATGAAAAGATCGAAGAAATTAGGGCGATGACCGAAGAGTTTTATCAATTAGAAGGTAGAAGACCTCGATTACTTATGGCGAAAATTGGTCAAGATGGTCATGACCGCGGAGCTAAAGTAATCTCGACTGCTTTTGCTGATCTTGGCTTTGATGTTGATATCGGTCCTCTTTTTCAAACTCCAGAGGAAACAGCACGCCAAGCGGTAGAAAATGATGTTCATGTTATCGGAATGAGCTCACTAGCAGGTGGACATAAAACGTTTCTTCCTCAATTAAAAGAAGAATTGAAAAAGTTAGGTCGTATGGACATTGTTGTTGTAGTTGGAGGGGTTATTCCGTCTAAAGATTATGCCTTTTTAAAAGAACACGGTGCAGCAGCAATATTTGGTCCGGGAACAGTAATACCTGATTCTGCGAAAATTGTTTTAGAAGAAGTTTATAAACAGTTGGGCTATGAGGAAGTGTAAAAATGGCTGAAAACAAGCGTATCCGTTTGAAAAAACAGGATATCGAAATTCCACTAGATCAATTCATTGTTGGAATAAAAAATGGTGACCGGGCAACGTTAGCAAAGGCCATTACATTAATTGAAAGTAACCATCCTGATCATTTTCATGCAGGTCAACAGCTGTTAAAAGAAATTATTCCCTTTACAGGTAAATCGGTACGAATTGGCATAACGGGTGTTCCAGGGGCCGGAAAAAGTACGTTTATCGATCGTTTTGGAACAGAACTTTGTCGTCTTGGAAAAAAGGTGGCCGTACTTGCCATTGATCCATCATCAACAATGACAGGTGGGAGTATCCTTGGAGATAAAACGCGAATGGAGTCTTTGTCTCGTGAAGATAATGCTTTTATCCGCCCTTCTCCTTCTTCTGGAACATTAGGTGGTGTTCATCGGAAAACTCGGGAAAGTATTTTACTTTGCGAGGCAGCAGGTTTTGATGTTATACTAGTTGAAACCGTTGGTGTAGGCCAAAGTGAAGTTGTTGTTAGGACAATGGTTGATATGTTTTTAATGCTTACAATCACAGGTGCTGGTGACGATTTACAAGGGATGAAAAAAGGGATTATGGAACTGGTTGACGGAATTATCGTTACAAAAGCGGATGGAGCAAATAAAGATTTTGCTAGGAAGACGAAAAATGAGTATAATCAAATTTTGCACTACTTAGTACCTGCAACAGATGGTTGGGAAACAAAAGCATACACATGTTCATCGTTAACTGGAGAAGGAATTGTTGAACTTTGGCATGTTGTTAATGAATTTGTTAATAAAGCAAAACGCACTGGTGTTTTTCTAGAAAGAAGGAAGAAACAAACTAGTGATTGGCTACTTACTTCAATTGCAGAAAAACTACAGCAATCTTTTTTTCAACATGAACAGATTAAATCCATCTTACCAACAATGAAACGTGATGTTGAAATTGGGAATATCCCTGTTTCTAGTGCGGTCGAACAATTAATGAATATTTATTTAACTAACAATTGTCACAAGGAGTGAAAATGATGAGTATAGATTTCAATTTGATGATGAATGATTTTATCGAACAAGCACGTAAAGATATTGCCGAAGCTGGATATATAGAATTACGCACACCTGAAGAAGTAGATGAAGCATTTAAAAAAGAAGGGACCACATTGGTTATGATTAATTCAACATGTGGCTGTGCTGGTGGAATTGCTCGACCAGCCGCAAAAAATGCAATTCATTATGATAAGCGACCAAATCATTTAGTGACTGTTTTCGCTGGACAAGATAAAGAAGCTACTGCACAAGCAAGAAGCTATTTTGAAGAATATCCACCATCCTCTCCGTCTTTTGCACTATTAAAAGATGGTAAGCTTGTCGGGATGGTTGAACGCCATGAAATTGAAGGACATTCACCCGTTACTGTCATCGAGCGACTACAAGAACTCTTTGAACAACATTGTGAAGAAATATAAGTAACGAACACATACTGAATAATAAAACCACCTGTTTTTGTTTATACTAACGAAAAAAGCGGGTGGTTTTTTGAATATTATTTTTAGTATTTTACTTTTAGTCTCACCGATTTCTCCACTGTGGCCAATAGGACCGAACCCATTACCTGGAGACCCAATAATTATCGTTAATAAGACAACAAATGAAGTGGCATTTATTTCTGATGGAGAAATTCAAGATGTGTATAAAGCAGCCACGGGTAAAAAGCCTGAATTAACTCCAGAAGGTATGTTTACTGTAACGGTAAAAGCAATTAATCCATATTACCGGAAGAAAAATATTCAAGGAGGGTCTCCTAAAAATCCATTAGGAACGCGGTGGATTGGCTTTGATGCGGTGGATACGGACGGGAGAACATATGGAATACACGGAACAAACCAACCTTGGTCCATTGGATTATATATTTCGGAAGGGTGTATCCGGTTAAATAATGAAGATGTCGAAAAATTATTTGGAGATGTTCCTATCGGGACAAAAATTTTCATCACAAATGAAAATCGTAGCTTTGAACAGATTGGAAAAGAAAAAGGGGCCATTCCATAATCGAGGAATTGGCCCAAAGTTTAAAGAAAATATCTTATCTTAAAAAAGAGCGGATAGCCCTGTAAACAATGTAGTAGCGACCATAGCGAGAATCATTAAATAAACAATAATTTTCCGTACTTTTTTATTTCCCATAGAGACGTTCTAACCTCCATAATATTCTACTTAAAATTATTTTATCGTTAATTACAACTCCGAACAAGTCTAAAATTTTTCCTTTCTTAATAGATTTATATAAGAAGAACTAAATAATATTTCAATAAAATATATTTTTCTTATTTTCAGTGATTTATTAGTGAAAATGTGAGGATTTTGATATATTATATAAATATGTACTATGACATCGAAATCTGTTCAATAACAGTTGTGTGATAGATTTTGGGTAATGTCAAAAGTTCTATGAAAAACGGATAAGCAAACAAGATTTATTCCGAAATAAGGTGGAGAACCGTCGCCATTTGCCCTTGACAAACACGCCGATGGTTTAAGTTAGGTGTAACAAGGGTGAAGGGAACTAAATTAAGGCATGACAAATACGCCCTTGTTTTCCGAAAATTTTAAACCATCGGCTAGTTCGGTTTGTCAAGGGTTCGCTTCGCCAAATGGCTGGTTTGAATGTTAAACCATTCAAGGGCTCAGCTAAAGCTAAATTTAGGCGGCTTGTATTTCTAGAAGCCATTGTTGAGCGAGTTCAATCATTTTTGTCCAACGTGCCGGCATGTGTGGCAATTTGGAGAGTTCTGGGATCATAACTGGCACTTTATTCTCCAGTGAAGCATGTGGCCTGAGAAAGTTAAAATATGCTACGAATAAAGTCACATAGGATACCGATCCCTTTTCTGAACCAAACCCATGTGTAGCCTTATAATTACCCTTAAAAGTACGATTGAGTCTCTCAATAATTTGTTTAAGCGGTCGATATTCCGTTGAAACAGGATCCTCATTGGTTAATCCAATGACTTGCTTCACATCAAAGTGGATATCGTGCTGGGCAAAGAAGTGTTGAGCCAAAAGGTAAATAGGATTCCCATCGACCACAAAAGTAAGATCTTCTGGAATCTCTTTTAGCTTAAGCAATACTTCATCAATGGCTAATACAGCTGCCTGTGTATCTCGGTTTGGTGAAACAGGATACGACAAAATAATCTTTTTTACGGTATCAAAGAAGAAGAACAAGTAATTCCAACGTCCACTCACACGGATATACGTTTCATCACCGCAAAATTGATTGGAAAGCTCATACGGATAATGGTCGATAAACGGTTTCATTATGAGCGCGACACTGTTTTCGTAGTTTAAAATAC
Proteins encoded:
- a CDS encoding methylmalonyl-CoA mutase family protein, with the protein product MKEVHGARQFKEVVGSKFLNARYEQWVEAANRALKGKTISEYYHRTYDHITIKPLYIKDDLPAGFERMNPSLNKNNEWKIAQFVQAETLEELNKNLLEAIKYGQDTISFQLTNNMNETSLETILHNIDLDSLPFFIVSKEEIIPFYFMLANKMNVNTVSGFIGCDPIAVFLENGVSLDRMKTFYSLWKETILFVNQSLPNVKPIFVDGRIYEKTGGTAVQQLAFSLASAVEHIEQLKEKGMSIEDIFGKIVFGFSVGSDFFTEIAKLRAAKYLWNKIAEMYHVQNKKLPIFAETTMVNKSKLDPYTNMLRIGGEAFAAVVGGVQWLRVTPYDEVFHEISSLGTRLSYNIHHLLREEAKLSIVSDPSGGSYFIESLTRELIEKAWELFLKIEESGGMLQATKSGEIQKQVTQVRRKKQTDFYYRKIKLIGTNQYVDANEKLHVGNNCDNEQFSGHLLDDNLDKIKEMVQAGAMLKDFFNETIDQSISGENIDPLTPYRLSERYEELRYEISHYERNIGQKPEVILISCGDTKILKSRFEFVSEFLRGGGISTVFHEGNNFDKIIKETGKKLYCFCGSEQQLMEALAPIENIIQKYPDKEFIIYGVDNDEVQEKFEQCGIHLFIKEDKNQLVVLQKIVRFLVRGDHA
- the scpA gene encoding methylmalonyl-CoA mutase, which gives rise to MRPNFKEITILPDGVQSEEFKKERVFETYENISIQSAYTNADAKNIDHLHFYPGLPPYTRGPYPTMYVNRPWTIRQYAGFSTAEESNAFYLRNLKAGQKGLSVAFDLPTHRGYDSDNPRVIGDVGKAGVAIDSILDMKILFDQIPLDKMSVSMTMNGAVLPIMAFYIVTAEEQGVSQSQLSGTIQNDILKEYMVRNTYIYPPAMSMRIISDIFAYTAEHMPKFNSISISGYHIQEAGAPADIELAYTLADGLEYVRTGLAAGIDIDAFAPRLSFFWGIGMNYFMEVAKLRAARYIWAKLMKQFNPKNPKSLALRTHSQTSGWSLTEQDPFNNVIRTLIEAHAAAMGHTQSLHTNALDEAIALPTDFSARIARNTQIYLQEETGITKTIDPWGGSYYVETLTKQLIDRAFKHIEEIESLGGMTKAIEAGLPKLKIEEAAAKRQAMIDSGKEKIIGVNSYQTDIEEEIDILDIDNTIVREKQIARLKELKATRNNEAVETALVAIREAAKTGEGNLLALSVEAARQRATLGEISDAIESISGRHQATIRSISGVYRNAYQNNEKIEEIRAMTEEFYQLEGRRPRLLMAKIGQDGHDRGAKVISTAFADLGFDVDIGPLFQTPEETARQAVENDVHVIGMSSLAGGHKTFLPQLKEELKKLGRMDIVVVVGGVIPSKDYAFLKEHGAAAIFGPGTVIPDSAKIVLEEVYKQLGYEEV
- the meaB gene encoding methylmalonyl Co-A mutase-associated GTPase MeaB; the protein is MAENKRIRLKKQDIEIPLDQFIVGIKNGDRATLAKAITLIESNHPDHFHAGQQLLKEIIPFTGKSVRIGITGVPGAGKSTFIDRFGTELCRLGKKVAVLAIDPSSTMTGGSILGDKTRMESLSREDNAFIRPSPSSGTLGGVHRKTRESILLCEAAGFDVILVETVGVGQSEVVVRTMVDMFLMLTITGAGDDLQGMKKGIMELVDGIIVTKADGANKDFARKTKNEYNQILHYLVPATDGWETKAYTCSSLTGEGIVELWHVVNEFVNKAKRTGVFLERRKKQTSDWLLTSIAEKLQQSFFQHEQIKSILPTMKRDVEIGNIPVSSAVEQLMNIYLTNNCHKE
- a CDS encoding BrxA/BrxB family bacilliredoxin, with protein sequence MSIDFNLMMNDFIEQARKDIAEAGYIELRTPEEVDEAFKKEGTTLVMINSTCGCAGGIARPAAKNAIHYDKRPNHLVTVFAGQDKEATAQARSYFEEYPPSSPSFALLKDGKLVGMVERHEIEGHSPVTVIERLQELFEQHCEEI
- a CDS encoding L,D-transpeptidase; translation: MIFSILLLVSPISPLWPIGPNPLPGDPIIIVNKTTNEVAFISDGEIQDVYKAATGKKPELTPEGMFTVTVKAINPYYRKKNIQGGSPKNPLGTRWIGFDAVDTDGRTYGIHGTNQPWSIGLYISEGCIRLNNEDVEKLFGDVPIGTKIFITNENRSFEQIGKEKGAIP
- the prli42 gene encoding stressosome-associated protein Prli42: MGNKKVRKIIVYLMILAMVATTLFTGLSALF